One genomic window of Gracilinema caldarium DSM 7334 includes the following:
- the flgD gene encoding flagellar hook assembly protein FlgD, with protein MELSATLNAQEQSLVRMQVDSFNKTIEQGKKPSQNLGKDDFIKILITQLTHQDPTAPMEDKEFIAQMAQFSSLEQMTNMAQDFNRLANLLSGGEATGALGKSVELTEGDQVIQGVVKAVTRGAVPQVLVNGTYYNWEQVTKVYEE; from the coding sequence ATGGAACTGAGTGCAACCCTTAACGCACAGGAACAATCCCTGGTTCGAATGCAGGTAGATAGTTTTAATAAAACCATTGAACAGGGCAAGAAGCCTAGCCAGAATCTGGGTAAGGATGATTTTATAAAAATTCTCATTACCCAATTAACCCATCAGGATCCGACGGCACCAATGGAAGATAAGGAATTTATCGCCCAGATGGCCCAGTTTTCTTCCCTCGAACAGATGACCAATATGGCTCAGGACTTTAACCGGCTTGCAAATTTGCTCTCTGGTGGAGAAGCAACCGGTGCTCTTGGTAAATCGGTGGAATTAACCGAAGGAGACCAGGTTATTCAGGGTGTAGTGAAAGCCGTTACCAGGGGAGCGGTCCCTCAGGTCCTGGTAAATGGTACGTATTATAACTGGGAACAGGTTACCAAGGTATATGAGGAGTAA
- a CDS encoding flagellar FlbD family protein: protein MIQVTRLDGVAYYLNPHQIESIETHPDTTLVMLSGKKVIVREKPEEIINRIIEYRKLIGGFKNEE from the coding sequence ATGATACAGGTAACCAGGCTTGATGGCGTAGCATATTACCTCAATCCCCATCAGATCGAGTCCATAGAGACCCATCCCGATACGACCCTGGTCATGCTGTCCGGTAAAAAAGTCATAGTCCGCGAAAAGCCGGAAGAGATCATCAATCGAATTATAGAATACAGAAAGTTAATCGGCGGATTCAAGAACGAGGAGTGA
- the flgE gene encoding flagellar hook protein FlgE: MMRSLYSGVAGLQNHQVRMDVLGNNISNVNTTGFKKGRVNFQDLLYQQMSGAARPTEEVGGVNPKEVGLGMMIASIDTIHTQGSLQTTGVGTDLAIQGQGFFVLKNGEKTFFTRAGAFGLDRDGTLVNPANGLRVQGWMARDVGGTTRIDTARDVEDLIIPVGSKDPAKATTSVNFACNLDKRTPEIPENAGPGAILEGTWSTDFKIYDNFGQEHTLRVDFSRLPGQNNQWQARVTVDPEGATPTNTAVGLGEGATAAGGPNIFTVNFSNLGTLAGVVDANGNQSPTEGDVNVRVAFDVQGSTPGADGNLIRQEFNINLGKIGSVVNTITQFAEKSSTKAFMQDGYPMGYLENFKIDQSGVITGVYSNGTNRLIGQVAMASFTNPGGLEKTGENTYVVSNNSGLANISPSGIAGKGKLIAGALEMSNVDLAEQFTDMIVTQRGFQANSKTIQTSDQMLQELLTLKR, encoded by the coding sequence ATGATGCGATCATTGTATTCCGGTGTTGCAGGGTTACAGAATCACCAGGTTCGGATGGATGTACTGGGTAACAATATTTCCAACGTTAATACCACGGGTTTTAAAAAGGGCAGGGTCAATTTTCAGGACCTTTTGTACCAGCAGATGTCCGGTGCTGCTCGGCCTACTGAAGAAGTGGGTGGTGTCAATCCTAAGGAAGTCGGTCTTGGTATGATGATTGCTTCCATCGATACGATTCATACCCAGGGGTCCTTACAAACCACCGGCGTTGGTACGGACCTGGCTATTCAGGGACAGGGCTTCTTTGTTCTTAAAAATGGAGAAAAAACCTTCTTTACCCGGGCTGGTGCCTTTGGCCTGGATAGAGATGGAACTCTGGTCAATCCCGCAAACGGCCTTCGTGTACAGGGCTGGATGGCCCGGGATGTAGGCGGTACTACCCGCATTGATACCGCCCGGGATGTGGAAGACCTCATTATTCCTGTTGGCTCCAAGGATCCCGCTAAGGCAACGACCTCAGTTAATTTTGCCTGTAACCTGGACAAGCGAACCCCTGAAATTCCAGAAAATGCCGGTCCCGGTGCCATTCTTGAAGGGACCTGGAGCACCGACTTTAAGATCTACGATAACTTTGGACAGGAACACACCCTCCGGGTCGATTTTTCCCGCCTTCCCGGACAGAATAACCAATGGCAAGCCCGGGTTACCGTTGATCCTGAAGGTGCAACTCCGACCAATACAGCGGTTGGTCTTGGAGAAGGAGCAACCGCTGCAGGCGGTCCCAATATTTTCACCGTTAATTTCAGCAATCTGGGAACCCTTGCAGGGGTCGTTGATGCAAACGGTAATCAGTCCCCTACAGAGGGTGATGTGAATGTTCGGGTTGCCTTTGATGTTCAGGGCTCTACACCCGGTGCAGATGGTAACCTCATCCGGCAGGAGTTTAATATCAACCTGGGGAAAATCGGTAGTGTGGTGAATACCATAACCCAGTTTGCAGAAAAGAGTTCTACCAAGGCCTTTATGCAGGATGGCTATCCCATGGGGTATCTTGAAAATTTCAAAATTGACCAGAGCGGTGTCATTACCGGAGTCTATTCCAATGGTACAAACCGGCTTATTGGACAGGTAGCTATGGCAAGCTTTACAAACCCAGGTGGGCTTGAGAAGACCGGAGAAAATACCTATGTGGTATCCAATAACTCTGGGTTGGCAAATATCAGCCCCTCGGGTATAGCAGGTAAAGGCAAACTGATTGCAGGTGCCCTGGAAATGTCCAACGTAGATTTGGCAGAGCAGTTTACCGACATGATCGTAACCCAGCGGGGGTTCCAGGCAAACTCCAAAACCATACAGACTTCGGACCAGATGCTTCAGGAACTCTTAACCTTAAAGCGATAG